One part of the Salinivirga cyanobacteriivorans genome encodes these proteins:
- a CDS encoding transporter, producing MVQGQTTFLNRPSKTESAIVLEKGIFQMESTYETELIGESDEREKETLFPGIMLRYGLGWGIELRIANQYETYSDKFVSNRGFSDIDVGAKIKLFKGNDEETEVALISHFFLPTGSNGISNERVGNESLVLVWHGLTEKLGIEYNIGYSNFEIDSEKGNFVYSFVSDYEINDNFGLFIETYGELIEFKELEASFDFGLAYQLTDNLEFELAAGKGINYEMYFGFIGLSWRIGEQED from the coding sequence ATGGTTCAAGGGCAGACGACATTCTTAAACAGACCATCGAAAACAGAAAGCGCAATTGTTTTGGAAAAAGGGATTTTTCAAATGGAAAGTACTTATGAAACAGAATTAATAGGTGAATCTGATGAAAGAGAAAAAGAAACATTGTTTCCGGGAATTATGTTAAGGTACGGACTGGGATGGGGTATCGAATTGAGAATTGCTAACCAGTATGAAACATACAGTGATAAATTTGTTTCAAATAGGGGGTTTTCAGATATTGATGTTGGGGCAAAAATTAAATTATTTAAGGGTAATGATGAAGAAACTGAAGTAGCCCTGATAAGCCATTTCTTTTTGCCAACAGGGAGTAATGGAATCTCGAATGAGCGAGTGGGAAACGAATCATTGGTACTTGTTTGGCATGGGTTGACCGAAAAATTGGGAATCGAATACAACATTGGATACAGTAATTTCGAAATTGATTCTGAAAAAGGGAATTTTGTTTATTCTTTTGTGTCAGATTATGAAATCAATGACAATTTTGGGCTTTTCATCGAGACTTATGGAGAACTTATAGAATTTAAAGAACTTGAGGCCAGTTTTGACTTTGGATTAGCATACCAATTAACTGATAATTTGGAGTTTGAACTAGCAGCAGGAAAAGGGATAAATTACGAAATGTATTTTGGATTTATTGGTTTAAGTTGGAGAATTGGAGAGCAAGAAGATTAA
- a CDS encoding McrC family protein, which yields MKAKREHIRVFEHQTIELNQQFEGGIVFDQTKLDAFVRFFGKGIPYYSLIRNGIQFNEYVGAIQIGNTLVSVLPKVDRSQIEEKAEIKKWNQVLIDMLRVVNGFDVKAPSSSQLKVKNNSVLDLYFELFVVEVEYLIHRGLVKKYRKTEGNLNALKGSIQFNKQLGKNAVHKERFYTRHSTYDTEHVLHIILSQTIQLLKRVNTNSTLVGRINALILNFPEMPNQKITQSVFDKVAFNRKTMGYKKAIEIARLILLHYHPDLSKGRDDVLALMFNMNALWEQFVLVSLRKSKEFKVRGQDSRYFWKPESGKRRSIRPDITVSTKDDNYVLDTKWKLVASKPSVEDVRQMYAYHHYFEAKKVALLYPGDYPYIKGKFIDIKYQNQLSELECGLLFTKYNDSVKNWQKSIGEEIKHWINSPSIESHN from the coding sequence TTGAAAGCTAAAAGAGAACATATCCGTGTTTTTGAACACCAGACCATCGAACTCAATCAGCAATTTGAAGGCGGGATAGTTTTTGACCAAACCAAACTGGACGCATTTGTTCGTTTCTTCGGAAAAGGAATTCCTTACTACAGCTTAATTCGAAATGGGATTCAATTCAATGAATACGTTGGTGCCATACAAATTGGAAATACGCTCGTCAGTGTTCTTCCCAAAGTGGATAGAAGTCAAATAGAAGAAAAGGCCGAAATCAAAAAATGGAATCAGGTTTTGATTGATATGCTAAGGGTTGTAAATGGTTTTGACGTAAAGGCACCGAGCTCATCCCAATTGAAAGTCAAAAACAATTCTGTGCTGGATTTGTATTTTGAACTATTTGTAGTCGAAGTGGAATACCTAATCCACAGGGGATTAGTGAAAAAATATCGTAAAACGGAGGGGAACTTAAATGCGCTAAAAGGAAGTATTCAATTCAACAAGCAGCTTGGTAAAAACGCAGTACACAAAGAGCGATTTTATACCAGACACAGCACTTATGATACAGAACATGTATTACACATCATTCTCTCTCAAACCATACAGTTGCTTAAAAGAGTCAATACCAACTCGACTTTAGTTGGCAGAATCAATGCCTTAATTCTGAATTTTCCCGAAATGCCCAATCAGAAAATAACGCAATCGGTATTTGATAAGGTGGCCTTTAATCGCAAAACTATGGGCTATAAGAAAGCCATTGAAATTGCTCGCTTGATTTTGCTACATTATCATCCTGATTTGAGCAAGGGTCGAGATGATGTATTAGCCTTGATGTTTAACATGAATGCACTTTGGGAGCAGTTTGTACTAGTGAGTTTAAGAAAGAGCAAAGAATTTAAAGTAAGGGGTCAAGATTCGAGGTATTTCTGGAAACCGGAAAGTGGAAAAAGAAGGAGTATAAGGCCTGATATTACGGTCTCTACCAAAGACGATAACTACGTGCTAGATACGAAATGGAAGTTGGTCGCGAGCAAGCCCTCTGTTGAAGACGTTCGGCAAATGTATGCATACCATCATTATTTTGAAGCAAAGAAAGTAGCACTTCTTTATCCAGGTGATTATCCTTACATCAAAGGTAAGTTTATAGATATCAAGTATCAAAACCAATTGTCTGAATTAGAGTGTGGGTTGTTGTTTACAAAATACAACGACTCAGTGAAGAATTGGCAAAAAAGTATTGGAGAAGAAATAAAGCACTGGATTAATTCACCTAGTATTGAATCACATAATTAG
- a CDS encoding McrB family protein: MTKQEIEHITKEPHFQKIIQESDFYFLKGQKALKDWLQLELTEQMKDDLIRLSSDYTQFLEIAEMNPEIEKIKERLFEIIAYCDNRAKDKSKYNQYDDDRILADASVRMGNWVEGLVKFKFKHVEITGKSILNAFNYLLAPKDNCTILSENHRQMVSVNLLKKPYSPANFIQDLQSFFDQYKLIVQNQDNYTYLISSLVYAFRTEWIEEVIGLMASDGTGWQENAMILESNFEGLVIWNSKKPSGGQKTLNFLKDKIKEGQSFPLYYSSKGQVEYKANITDFAISQKELSGKNWENKNIKHYQSKFEDYKDDKKNAYILFLAESIEKISPKPISDFKFFGKFSKPTQDNLSPIKEIENDEEVFKPVLRMTKNPNTALNQILFGPPGTGKTYHTVNEALRLTGLSISDLTRIQIKEEFDKKVKEGQVVFTTFHQSMSYEEFIEGIKPIEPEKDGDEVIYRVEAGVFKKLSIEASFDIARFRKSKETAEALDFSNLYDLFIEEVQEKLINEEEVELKTKSGGTVLIDSISQQGNIIIKHHNGTRTYTVSKARLTKLQAAIESLDSVSNINDEFREVIGGSNSSAYWSVLNAIKQITKRVNGKVEEKSYTYNDKVEVVKKMTKEDFNTVKGKNYVLIIDEINRGNVSQIFGELITLIEEDKRLGKNESLEAILPYSKEKFGVPPNLYIIGTMNTADRSVEALDTALRRRFSFTEMPPRYDLEGLDYKFAGSTGSDILKKLNKRIEKLLDRDHLIGHSYFLLSEQEKQQPETKLFDSFYRNIIPLLQEYFFGDYAKIGAVLGSGFVYTENDSDQAEFATGYENEDFAEKDIYQIIDYRLNQPGNQYIQSGMSFEKAIRLLMNQQLEQEIES, translated from the coding sequence ATGACCAAGCAAGAAATAGAACATATCACCAAGGAACCGCATTTCCAGAAAATTATTCAGGAATCAGATTTTTACTTTCTAAAAGGTCAGAAGGCACTTAAAGATTGGTTGCAATTGGAGCTGACGGAACAGATGAAGGATGATTTGATTCGGCTTTCCTCTGATTACACACAATTTCTGGAAATAGCAGAAATGAACCCTGAGATTGAAAAAATCAAGGAAAGACTATTTGAGATCATTGCCTATTGTGACAACCGGGCCAAGGACAAATCAAAGTATAACCAATACGATGATGACCGAATACTGGCTGACGCAAGTGTCCGTATGGGCAATTGGGTAGAAGGTTTGGTGAAATTTAAATTTAAGCACGTTGAAATTACAGGAAAGTCTATCCTCAATGCATTTAACTACCTTTTAGCCCCAAAGGATAACTGTACCATACTCAGCGAGAATCACCGCCAAATGGTCAGCGTGAATTTGTTAAAAAAGCCCTATTCACCTGCAAACTTCATCCAGGACTTACAGAGTTTTTTTGATCAGTACAAGCTGATTGTCCAAAACCAGGATAATTACACCTACCTGATATCCTCACTCGTTTATGCATTCAGAACGGAATGGATAGAAGAAGTAATTGGCTTAATGGCTTCTGATGGTACGGGTTGGCAGGAAAATGCGATGATTCTGGAGTCTAATTTCGAAGGTTTGGTTATCTGGAACAGCAAAAAGCCTAGCGGGGGTCAAAAAACTCTTAATTTCTTAAAAGACAAAATAAAAGAGGGGCAATCGTTTCCGCTTTATTACAGTAGCAAAGGACAGGTTGAGTACAAAGCCAATATCACAGATTTTGCCATTAGTCAAAAAGAGTTGTCTGGGAAAAATTGGGAGAATAAAAACATAAAGCATTATCAATCAAAATTTGAAGATTATAAAGACGATAAGAAAAATGCTTACATCCTTTTCCTGGCAGAATCTATCGAGAAAATTTCTCCTAAGCCCATTTCTGATTTTAAGTTCTTTGGCAAATTCTCCAAGCCAACACAAGATAACCTTTCACCAATTAAAGAGATTGAAAACGATGAAGAAGTCTTTAAACCAGTATTAAGAATGACCAAGAACCCAAATACAGCACTCAACCAAATTCTTTTTGGCCCTCCGGGAACCGGCAAAACTTACCATACCGTAAATGAGGCCCTCCGGTTAACGGGTTTATCTATTTCTGATTTGACTCGCATCCAAATCAAAGAAGAATTTGACAAGAAGGTCAAAGAAGGACAAGTTGTATTTACAACCTTCCATCAAAGCATGAGTTATGAGGAGTTTATAGAGGGAATCAAGCCGATTGAGCCTGAAAAAGACGGTGACGAGGTTATTTATAGAGTGGAGGCAGGGGTATTCAAAAAACTGAGCATTGAGGCCTCTTTTGACATTGCTAGGTTCAGAAAGTCAAAGGAAACAGCCGAAGCATTGGACTTTTCAAATCTTTACGACTTGTTCATTGAAGAGGTACAAGAAAAACTTATTAATGAGGAAGAAGTTGAGCTAAAAACAAAATCAGGTGGCACTGTATTGATTGACAGCATCTCTCAGCAAGGCAATATTATCATCAAACATCATAATGGTACCAGAACCTACACCGTTTCTAAAGCAAGGTTAACAAAATTGCAGGCAGCCATTGAAAGTCTGGATAGCGTGAGCAATATCAACGATGAATTTCGAGAAGTAATCGGAGGCAGTAATTCATCTGCTTATTGGTCTGTTTTGAATGCTATAAAACAGATAACCAAAAGAGTAAATGGGAAAGTTGAGGAAAAATCTTATACCTACAATGACAAAGTTGAGGTGGTTAAAAAGATGACCAAAGAAGACTTCAATACCGTTAAAGGGAAAAACTACGTCCTCATTATCGATGAAATCAACCGCGGCAATGTCTCTCAAATTTTCGGTGAGTTGATCACCCTCATTGAAGAAGACAAACGTCTTGGTAAAAATGAGAGCTTGGAAGCAATCCTCCCCTATAGTAAGGAGAAATTCGGGGTGCCTCCCAATCTCTACATCATCGGTACCATGAACACGGCCGACCGTAGCGTAGAGGCCTTAGATACCGCCTTGAGAAGACGATTTAGCTTTACAGAAATGCCCCCACGTTACGATTTAGAAGGTCTTGACTATAAATTTGCAGGATCAACAGGGTCGGATATTCTAAAAAAGCTCAACAAGCGGATTGAGAAGCTTTTGGACAGGGATCACTTGATCGGGCATTCTTACTTCCTGCTTAGCGAACAAGAAAAACAACAACCCGAGACGAAACTGTTTGATTCTTTCTACCGCAATATTATTCCCTTGCTGCAGGAATATTTCTTTGGTGATTACGCTAAAATCGGGGCGGTATTGGGCAGTGGATTTGTCTATACAGAGAATGATAGCGATCAGGCAGAATTCGCCACGGGATATGAAAATGAGGACTTTGCAGAGAAAGACATATACCAAATCATAGATTATAGGCTCAATCAACCAGGCAATCAATATATTCAATCCGGGATGAGCTTTGAAAAGGCCATTCGCTTATTGATGAACCAGCAGTTGGAACAAGAAATTGAAAGCTAA
- a CDS encoding NirD/YgiW/YdeI family stress tolerance protein, which yields MKTKIKQWTMLTIILMGFTVLGYNGYSQENQSDIKITKISELQNYTDSYIKGEVIKILDEDEFRLEDSSGNIKVYTGWKNTNVVKKGDKITVRGKVDPGIVKEFYATEIIKEDGEIIKLKSDE from the coding sequence ATGAAAACAAAAATTAAGCAATGGACAATGTTGACCATCATTTTGATGGGATTTACAGTGCTGGGCTATAACGGTTATTCGCAGGAAAACCAATCTGATATTAAAATCACTAAGATTTCAGAATTGCAGAATTACACTGATTCTTATATCAAGGGAGAAGTAATAAAAATTCTTGATGAAGACGAATTTAGATTGGAGGATAGTAGCGGAAATATTAAAGTTTACACTGGCTGGAAAAATACTAATGTTGTAAAAAAGGGAGACAAAATAACTGTCAGAGGAAAAGTTGACCCAGGGATAGTTAAGGAGTTTTATGCTACTGAAATAATTAAAGAAGATGGCGAGATAATAAAACTAAAATCAGACGAATAG